From one Pseudomonas fluorescens genomic stretch:
- a CDS encoding sensor histidine kinase, whose amino-acid sequence MPLPNPSKGWSSSTSRLLALYSFLFVAWSSILMGVLYFEVSGYLNKLTRHSLLQRQHLFAHMSGKQLDDALVASQAFEERSFDAYGLFDAQFNALGGQIRQVPPELGLDGKIHELSRCLDADDPHLPRDSCDAVAIKVRDGRWLLLVRDNGSLFVVTRIILHALLWGLSLTIIPGIAGWYLLRRRPLKRIRAIQASAEQIVSGDLTRRLPLSARRDELDMLAAIVNAMLDRIERLMHEVKGVCDNIAHDLRTPLTRLRAQLYRIRQQAGDDSPQAEALEQAIGETDTLMARFRGLLRISELEDRQRRAGFVELDPHGLLQELHDFYLPLAEDGEIGLTLEMPEQLPALHGDRELLFEALANLLGNAIKFTPAQGQVLMRAISDATGLHIEVHDSGPGIPEDERGAVLKRFYRSEEGQRHPGFGLGLSIVAAIVDLHGVELEVGGSELGGAKLVLHCRTGVVS is encoded by the coding sequence ATGCCATTGCCGAACCCGTCTAAGGGCTGGAGCTCGTCCACCAGCCGCCTGCTGGCGCTGTACAGTTTCCTGTTCGTAGCCTGGAGCAGCATCCTCATGGGGGTGCTGTACTTCGAGGTGTCGGGCTACCTGAACAAGCTCACCCGCCACTCCCTGCTGCAGCGCCAGCACCTGTTCGCGCACATGAGCGGCAAGCAGCTCGATGACGCGCTGGTTGCAAGCCAAGCCTTCGAAGAGCGCAGTTTCGATGCCTACGGCCTGTTCGACGCCCAGTTCAATGCGCTCGGCGGGCAAATCCGCCAAGTGCCGCCGGAGCTCGGCCTGGATGGCAAGATCCATGAACTGAGCCGCTGCCTGGACGCCGACGATCCGCACCTGCCTCGCGACAGCTGCGATGCGGTAGCGATCAAGGTCCGCGACGGCCGCTGGCTGCTGCTGGTGCGCGACAACGGCTCGTTGTTCGTGGTCACCCGGATCATCCTCCATGCCCTGCTCTGGGGCCTGTCGCTGACCATCATCCCCGGCATCGCCGGCTGGTACTTGCTGCGGCGCAGGCCGCTCAAACGTATCCGCGCGATCCAGGCCAGTGCCGAGCAGATCGTCTCCGGCGACCTCACCCGGCGCCTGCCGCTGTCGGCGCGGCGCGACGAACTGGACATGCTGGCGGCCATCGTCAACGCCATGCTCGACCGCATCGAACGGCTGATGCATGAGGTCAAAGGCGTGTGCGACAACATTGCCCACGACCTGCGCACCCCGCTGACCCGCCTGCGCGCCCAGCTCTACCGCATTCGCCAGCAGGCCGGCGATGACTCGCCGCAGGCCGAAGCGCTGGAGCAGGCGATTGGCGAGACCGACACGCTGATGGCGCGCTTTCGCGGTTTGCTGCGCATCAGTGAGCTGGAAGACCGCCAGCGCCGTGCCGGCTTCGTCGAGCTTGATCCGCACGGGCTGCTGCAGGAACTGCATGACTTCTACCTGCCGCTGGCCGAAGACGGCGAGATTGGCCTGACCCTGGAGATGCCCGAGCAACTTCCGGCGCTGCATGGCGACCGCGAGCTGCTGTTCGAGGCGCTGGCCAACTTGCTGGGCAATGCCATCAAGTTCACCCCGGCCCAGGGCCAGGTGCTGATGCGGGCGATCAGCGATGCCACGGGTTTGCATATTGAAGTGCACGACAGCGGCCCGGGGATTCCCGAGGACGAGCGTGGGGCGGTGTTGAAGCGTTTCTATCGCAGTGAGGAAGGCCAGCGCCACCCGGGGTTCGGGCTGGGCCTGTCGATCGTTGCGGCGATCGTTGACCTGCATGGCGTTGAGCTTGAGGTCGGGGGGAGTGAACTGGGTGGGGCGAAACTGGTGTTGCACTGCAGGACGGGTGTCGTCAGTTAG
- a CDS encoding response regulator transcription factor has translation MPRVLTIEDDAVTAQEIVAELSSHGLEVEWTDNGREGLAKAIAGGYDLITLDRMLPEVDGLTIVTTLRTLKIATPILMISALSDVDERVRGLRAGGDDYLTKPFASDEMAARVEVLLRRNSVPLAQTRLQVADLELDLISHEAKRGEQTLNLLPTEYKLLEFLMRHAGQVITRMMIFEEVWGYHFDPGTNLIDVHIGRLRKKIDAAGQSPLIRTVRGSGYAIAEPV, from the coding sequence ATGCCCCGCGTACTGACTATCGAAGACGACGCTGTCACCGCCCAGGAAATCGTCGCCGAACTTTCCAGCCATGGCCTGGAAGTGGAGTGGACCGATAACGGCCGTGAAGGCCTGGCCAAGGCCATTGCCGGCGGTTACGACCTGATCACCCTCGACCGGATGCTCCCGGAAGTCGACGGCCTGACCATCGTCACCACCCTGCGCACCCTGAAGATCGCCACACCGATCCTGATGATCAGCGCCCTGTCGGATGTCGACGAACGGGTCCGCGGCCTGCGCGCCGGCGGTGATGACTACCTGACCAAACCGTTCGCCTCCGACGAAATGGCCGCCCGCGTCGAGGTGCTGCTGCGCCGTAACAGTGTACCGCTGGCACAGACCCGCCTGCAGGTCGCCGACCTTGAGCTGGACCTGATCAGCCACGAGGCCAAGCGCGGCGAACAGACCCTCAACCTGCTGCCCACCGAGTACAAGCTGCTGGAATTCCTTATGCGTCATGCCGGCCAGGTGATTACCCGGATGATGATTTTCGAGGAAGTCTGGGGCTATCACTTCGACCCGGGCACCAACCTGATCGACGTGCACATCGGACGCTTGCGCAAGAAGATCGATGCCGCTGGCCAGTCACCGCTGATTCGCACCGTGCGGGGCTCGGGCTATGCCATTGCCGAACCCGTCTAA
- a CDS encoding glutamine--tRNA ligase/YqeY domain fusion protein, protein MSKPTADTAPNAAAKGAPAIPANFLRPIVQADLDSGKHSSIVTRFPPEPNGYLHIGHAKSICVNFGLAQEFGGACHLRFDDTNPAKEDQEYIDAIQSDIKWLGFEWTGPVRYASQYFDQLHDWAVDLIKAGKAYVCDLTPEQAKEYRGNLTTPGQNSPFRERSVDDNLDLFARMKAGEFKDGERVLRAKIDMASPNMNLRDPILYRIRHAHHHQTGDAWCIYPNYDFTHGQSDAIEGITHSICTLEFEGHRPLYEWFLDNLPVPAKPRQYEFSRLNLNYTITSKRKLKQLVDEQHVSGWDDPRMSTLSGFRRRGYTPASIRNFCEMVGTNRSDGVVDMSMLEFSIRDDLDRTAPRAMCVLRPLKVVITNYPEGQVENLELPRHPKEDMGVRALPFAREIYIDRDDFMEEPPKGYKRLEPAGEVRLRGSYVIRADEAIKDADGNIVELRCSYDPDTLGKNPEGRKVKGVIHWVPADASVECEVRLYDRLFRSANPEKTDDGGNFLDNINPDSLQVLTGCRAEPSLGQAQPEDRFQFEREGYFCADLKDSQPGRPVFNRTVTLRDSWGS, encoded by the coding sequence ATGAGCAAGCCCACTGCCGACACCGCTCCCAACGCCGCTGCCAAAGGCGCTCCCGCCATCCCTGCGAACTTCCTGCGTCCGATCGTGCAGGCAGACCTGGACTCGGGCAAGCACAGCAGCATCGTCACCCGCTTCCCGCCAGAGCCCAACGGTTACCTGCACATCGGCCATGCCAAGTCGATCTGCGTGAACTTCGGCCTGGCCCAGGAATTCGGTGGGGCCTGTCACCTGCGTTTCGATGACACCAACCCGGCCAAAGAGGACCAGGAGTACATCGACGCGATCCAGAGCGACATCAAGTGGCTGGGCTTCGAGTGGACCGGCCCGGTGCGCTACGCTTCGCAATACTTCGACCAGCTGCACGACTGGGCTGTCGACCTGATCAAGGCCGGCAAGGCCTACGTCTGCGACCTGACCCCGGAGCAGGCCAAGGAATACCGTGGCAACCTGACCACGCCGGGCCAGAACAGCCCGTTCCGCGAGCGTTCGGTTGACGACAACCTCGACCTGTTCGCGCGCATGAAAGCCGGCGAGTTCAAGGATGGCGAGCGCGTGCTGCGGGCCAAGATCGACATGGCCTCGCCGAACATGAACCTGCGTGACCCGATCCTCTACCGCATCCGTCATGCCCACCATCACCAGACCGGTGACGCCTGGTGCATCTACCCGAACTACGACTTCACCCACGGTCAGTCGGACGCCATCGAAGGCATCACCCACTCGATCTGCACCCTGGAGTTCGAAGGCCATCGCCCGCTGTACGAATGGTTCCTCGACAACCTGCCGGTGCCGGCCAAGCCGCGTCAGTACGAGTTCAGCCGCCTGAACCTGAACTACACCATCACCAGCAAGCGCAAGCTCAAGCAACTGGTCGACGAGCAACACGTCAGCGGCTGGGACGACCCGCGCATGTCGACCCTGTCGGGCTTCCGTCGTCGTGGCTACACCCCAGCGTCGATCCGCAACTTCTGCGAAATGGTCGGTACCAACCGTTCCGACGGCGTGGTCGACATGTCGATGCTCGAGTTCAGCATCCGTGACGACCTCGACCGCACCGCACCACGTGCCATGTGCGTGCTGCGCCCGCTGAAAGTGGTCATTACCAACTACCCTGAAGGCCAGGTCGAGAACCTCGAACTGCCGCGCCACCCGAAAGAAGACATGGGCGTGCGCGCACTGCCATTCGCCCGCGAGATCTACATCGACCGCGACGACTTCATGGAAGAGCCGCCAAAGGGCTACAAGCGCCTGGAGCCGGCCGGTGAAGTGCGCCTGCGCGGCAGCTATGTGATCCGCGCCGACGAGGCGATCAAGGACGCTGACGGCAACATCGTCGAGCTGCGCTGCTCGTACGACCCGGACACCCTGGGCAAGAACCCCGAGGGCCGCAAGGTCAAGGGCGTGATCCACTGGGTGCCGGCCGACGCCAGCGTCGAATGCGAAGTGCGTCTGTACGACCGCCTGTTCCGCTCGGCCAATCCCGAGAAGACCGACGATGGCGGCAACTTCCTTGACAACATCAATCCTGATTCGCTGCAGGTGCTGACCGGTTGTCGTGCGGAACCTTCCCTGGGCCAGGCCCAGCCAGAAGACCGCTTCCAGTTCGAGCGCGAAGGCTACTTCTGCGCCGACCTGAAAGACTCCCAGCCGGGTCGCCCGGTGTTCAACCGCACCGTGACCCTGCGCGATTCGTGGGGCAGCTAA
- a CDS encoding cysteine hydrolase family protein encodes MQAKRALLVLDMQVGLFHGPEKPWQGEQVLSRVNTLIGAAHAAKTPVFVVRHTGPEGSPIAAGNPAWQLLPALAIDPARDIVFDKTRPSAFFATSLADQLREAGIDELVICGLKTQYCVDTNCRVARELGFNVVLVSDAHTCMDTPGLPAEAIIAHHNLTLGGAFARLQSTADVQF; translated from the coding sequence ATGCAAGCAAAACGCGCACTGCTGGTCCTGGATATGCAAGTAGGTTTGTTCCACGGCCCCGAAAAGCCCTGGCAGGGTGAGCAGGTACTGAGCAGGGTCAACACCCTGATCGGCGCTGCCCATGCCGCCAAAACGCCGGTTTTTGTGGTTCGCCACACTGGCCCCGAAGGCTCGCCGATTGCCGCCGGCAACCCTGCGTGGCAATTGTTGCCAGCGCTGGCGATCGACCCCGCGCGCGACATCGTCTTCGATAAAACCCGCCCCAGTGCCTTCTTTGCCACGTCGCTGGCCGACCAACTGCGCGAGGCCGGTATTGATGAGCTGGTGATCTGTGGCCTCAAGACCCAGTACTGCGTCGACACCAACTGCCGGGTTGCCCGCGAGTTGGGTTTCAACGTGGTGCTGGTCAGCGATGCCCACACCTGCATGGACACCCCCGGCTTGCCTGCCGAGGCGATCATTGCTCATCACAACCTGACCCTGGGCGGCGCCTTTGCCCGCCTGCAATCAACTGCGGATGTGCAGTTCTGA
- a CDS encoding branched-chain amino acid aminotransferase, translating to MSNESINWDKLGFDYIKTDKRYLSYFRNGEWDKGTLTEDNQLHISEGSTALHYGQQCFEGMKAYRCKDGSINLFRPDQNALRMQRSCDRLLMPQVPTEQFIDACKQVVKANERFIPPYGKGALYLRPFVIGVGDNIGVRTAPEFIFSIFAIPVGSYFKGGMTPHKFLISDYDRAAPQGTGAAKVGGNYAASLQPGYKAKQAGFADCIYLDPLTHTKIEEVGSANFFGITANNEFITPKSASVLPGITRLSLMELAQSRLGLKVIEGDVLIDNLDRFVEAGACGTAAVITPIGGIQYGDKLHVFYSETEVGPVTQKLYNELTGIQSGDIEGPAGWVVKVA from the coding sequence ATGAGTAACGAAAGCATTAACTGGGACAAGCTGGGCTTCGACTACATCAAGACCGACAAGCGCTACCTGTCCTATTTCCGTAACGGCGAGTGGGACAAGGGCACCCTGACCGAAGACAACCAGCTGCACATCAGCGAAGGCTCGACCGCGCTGCATTATGGCCAGCAATGCTTCGAGGGGATGAAGGCCTACCGCTGCAAGGACGGCTCGATCAACCTGTTCCGCCCGGACCAGAACGCCCTGCGCATGCAGCGCAGCTGCGACCGCCTGCTGATGCCGCAGGTGCCGACCGAACAGTTCATCGACGCCTGCAAGCAGGTGGTCAAGGCCAACGAGCGTTTCATTCCGCCGTACGGCAAGGGTGCGCTGTACCTGCGTCCGTTCGTCATTGGCGTGGGTGACAACATCGGCGTGCGGACCGCGCCGGAGTTCATCTTCTCGATCTTCGCCATCCCGGTCGGCTCGTACTTCAAAGGCGGCATGACCCCGCACAAGTTCCTGATTTCCGACTACGACCGCGCCGCGCCGCAAGGCACCGGTGCTGCCAAAGTCGGCGGCAACTACGCAGCCAGCCTGCAACCGGGCTACAAGGCCAAGCAGGCCGGCTTTGCCGACTGCATCTACCTTGACCCGCTGACCCACACCAAGATCGAGGAAGTCGGCTCGGCCAACTTCTTCGGCATTACTGCCAACAACGAGTTCATCACGCCGAAGTCCGCTTCCGTGCTGCCGGGCATCACCCGCCTGTCGCTGATGGAACTGGCACAATCGCGCCTGGGCCTGAAGGTCATCGAAGGCGACGTGCTGATCGACAACCTGGACCGCTTCGTCGAGGCTGGCGCCTGCGGTACCGCCGCGGTGATCACCCCGATCGGCGGTATCCAGTACGGCGACAAGCTGCATGTGTTCTACAGCGAAACCGAGGTTGGCCCGGTCACCCAGAAACTCTACAACGAGCTGACCGGCATCCAGAGCGGCGACATCGAAGGCCCGGCGGGCTGGGTTGTGAAAGTCGCCTGA
- the cysS gene encoding cysteine--tRNA ligase yields the protein MLTIYNTLSKTKEVFKPLEGNKVRMYVCGMTVYDFCHLGHGRSMVAFDLVTRWLRYSGYDLTYVRNITDIDDKIINRANENGETFDALTARMIDAMHEDERRLNILPPDQEPRATDHIAGMHAMIQTLIDKGYAYAPGNGDVYYRVGKFVGYGKLSRKKIEDLRIGARIEVDEAKQDPLDFVLWKGVKPGEPSWESPWGPGRPGWHIECSVMSTCCLGESFDIHGGGNDLEFPHHENEIAQSEAATGKQYANSWMHCGMIRINGEKMSKSLNNFFTIRDVLDKYHPEVVRYLLVSSHYRSSINYSEDSLRESKGALERFYHALRGLPRVAAAGGEEYVERFTAAMNDDFGTPEACAVLFDLVREINRLRESDPQGAAGLAGRLRELGDLLGVLQLEADDFLRAGAEGKVDAVEVEALIQARLQARADKNWAESDRIRDQLTAMGVVLEDGKGGTTWRLAD from the coding sequence GTGCTTACCATCTACAACACGCTCAGCAAGACCAAGGAAGTCTTCAAACCGCTTGAAGGCAACAAGGTGCGGATGTACGTCTGCGGCATGACCGTCTACGACTTCTGCCACCTTGGCCACGGCCGCAGCATGGTCGCCTTCGACCTGGTGACCCGCTGGCTGCGTTACAGCGGCTACGACCTGACCTATGTGCGCAACATCACCGACATCGATGACAAGATCATCAACCGGGCCAACGAGAACGGCGAAACCTTCGACGCCCTGACCGCCCGCATGATCGACGCGATGCACGAAGACGAGCGCCGCCTGAACATCCTGCCGCCGGACCAGGAGCCGCGTGCCACCGACCATATCGCCGGCATGCACGCGATGATCCAGACCCTGATCGACAAGGGCTATGCCTACGCGCCGGGCAACGGCGACGTGTACTACCGGGTCGGCAAGTTCGTCGGCTACGGCAAGCTGTCGCGCAAGAAGATCGAAGACCTGCGCATCGGTGCGCGCATCGAGGTCGACGAAGCCAAGCAGGACCCGCTCGACTTCGTCCTCTGGAAGGGCGTAAAGCCCGGCGAGCCGAGCTGGGAATCGCCATGGGGCCCGGGCCGTCCGGGCTGGCACATCGAGTGCTCGGTGATGTCAACCTGCTGCCTGGGCGAGAGCTTCGACATCCACGGCGGTGGCAACGACCTGGAGTTCCCGCACCACGAGAACGAAATTGCCCAGAGCGAGGCCGCTACCGGCAAGCAGTACGCCAATTCGTGGATGCACTGCGGCATGATCCGCATCAATGGCGAGAAGATGTCCAAGTCCTTGAACAACTTCTTCACCATTCGCGACGTGCTCGACAAGTATCACCCGGAGGTGGTGCGCTACCTGCTGGTGTCGAGCCACTACCGCAGTTCGATCAACTACTCCGAAGACAGCCTGCGCGAGTCCAAGGGTGCCCTGGAGCGTTTCTACCACGCCCTGCGCGGCCTGCCGCGGGTGGCAGCGGCAGGTGGCGAGGAGTATGTCGAGCGCTTCACCGCGGCGATGAACGACGACTTCGGTACCCCTGAAGCCTGCGCCGTGCTGTTCGACCTGGTGCGCGAGATCAACCGCCTGCGCGAGAGCGATCCACAGGGTGCTGCGGGCCTGGCCGGTCGTCTGCGCGAGCTGGGTGATCTGCTCGGTGTGCTGCAGCTGGAAGCCGATGACTTCCTGCGTGCCGGTGCCGAAGGCAAGGTCGATGCTGTCGAGGTTGAAGCCTTGATCCAGGCGCGCCTGCAAGCGCGTGCCGACAAGAACTGGGCCGAATCCGACCGCATCCGCGACCAGCTGACCGCCATGGGCGTGGTGCTGGAAGACGGCAAGGGCGGCACCACCTGGCGCTTGGCTGACTAA